The following proteins are co-located in the uncultured Draconibacterium sp. genome:
- a CDS encoding TonB-dependent receptor, whose protein sequence is MAKLTTLLLFLSFMQISAKVYSQAGKLDLNIKNSTILEVFEEIEDNTTYRFFYDNDQVELNKKVSINTKEEEISVILEQLFRGTDLTYQVKDRLILVQSKSGNSKLTNSNQQEKTTGKVTDEYGEPLPGVTVIIKGTTHGTVTDIDGNFTITDIQSGDVLVFSFVGMTSQEVLVGDQQNINITMVADAIGLEEVVAVGYGTARRKDISGAVSTIRLEDSPVANSSNTSPLQSLKGGVAGVNIGEQNSPGQTPGIIVRGQNSINGNNDPLIVLDGIIYLGSISDINPEDISVMDVLKDASAAAVYGSRAANGVIVITTKKGKSDKPVITYNTSIGINTWPSPPKMMNRERWTEKYIAQTPSVNSPDEIVFDAGYATTLWAQGNVDTDWYDLISRNGVIQNHQVAVSGQSNRINYYFSGGYNSQEGVIIGDDYQRISVRTKLDADITDWLKIGLDGTYNNNDYSGVGANVGIAYDSQPWGFPYRYEGMPVNPDSNTGTLLERYPTGQSVPNPLWGTDGTIEDIDKTNFYRLATYALITVPKVDGLTYRFNFSINSNVDERDRFTYEDYYVGEATSEPYINRYSQAELAKRLSQANGYNNRTNSYSYVMDNIINYKKEFGDHYVDATLVATRDYSYSKLVSATGSDYSLNGNTLLGVDGIHKAAVQKVNLNVIEKANIGYVGRLAYAYKDKYHLTATMRRDGASVFGADQKWGNFPSLGLAWTASEEDFISGFDKMTYLKIKASYGKNGNQGLAPYQTLALVASGSDGGIRYEFADAPSTILYGVGQSSLGSPTLGWETTTAFNGGFQSAWLNNRIFLDLDFYFSETTDQIFLRQIPVMTGFSSIFSSLGQVDNKGIEISLSTINIEKEDLKWSSSLIFWQNRNKVVSLYGDDIDGDGKEDDDISNNLFIGKSLFPIYGYEYIGVVQEDDTEYLANVGGEPGDPMFKDISGPDGVPDGLITADYDRKILGYNKENFRLSFSNTVEYKNFSLYVMLTGIFGGGKDNYYLGGNPRYNSFKDRYDTNEIDHDWWTPENKSEKYLRADAYSNRYLGLQSRGFVKVQDVNLSYKFPKGMGSSIGLNSLEIYTSIKNLYTFTNWYGGGDPERGIAADSGTYPVPRTYSMGLKVSF, encoded by the coding sequence ATGGCAAAGTTAACAACACTATTACTCTTTCTAAGCTTTATGCAGATTTCTGCCAAGGTGTATTCTCAGGCAGGTAAACTCGATCTGAACATAAAAAATTCAACTATTTTAGAAGTATTTGAAGAAATTGAAGACAACACAACTTATCGGTTTTTTTATGATAACGACCAGGTTGAATTAAATAAAAAAGTTTCGATAAATACGAAAGAAGAAGAAATCTCTGTAATTCTTGAACAACTATTTCGTGGAACTGATTTAACCTACCAGGTAAAAGACAGGCTAATCCTAGTTCAGTCAAAAAGCGGAAACTCAAAACTTACAAATTCAAATCAGCAAGAGAAAACAACAGGTAAAGTTACCGACGAATACGGTGAACCACTTCCTGGAGTTACCGTAATTATTAAAGGAACAACGCACGGAACAGTTACTGATATTGACGGAAATTTTACGATTACCGATATTCAATCAGGTGATGTTTTAGTGTTTTCGTTTGTGGGGATGACTAGCCAGGAAGTGCTGGTTGGAGATCAACAAAACATAAATATTACGATGGTTGCTGATGCCATTGGATTGGAAGAAGTTGTAGCCGTTGGTTACGGTACGGCCAGAAGAAAAGATATTTCGGGAGCAGTAAGTACCATAAGACTGGAAGACTCACCGGTGGCCAATTCGTCAAATACCAGCCCTTTACAATCGCTAAAAGGTGGTGTTGCAGGTGTTAATATTGGAGAACAAAATTCGCCGGGACAAACACCGGGCATAATAGTCCGCGGACAAAATTCAATAAATGGAAATAACGATCCATTAATTGTTTTGGATGGCATTATTTATTTGGGAAGTATATCGGATATAAATCCGGAAGACATTTCGGTAATGGATGTTTTAAAAGATGCATCGGCAGCTGCAGTTTATGGTTCGCGTGCGGCAAACGGTGTAATTGTTATTACCACTAAAAAAGGAAAGTCGGACAAACCGGTTATTACTTATAATACCTCTATCGGAATTAACACCTGGCCAAGTCCGCCAAAAATGATGAACCGGGAAAGATGGACCGAAAAATATATTGCTCAAACTCCGTCGGTTAATAGTCCCGATGAAATTGTTTTTGATGCGGGCTATGCAACTACATTATGGGCACAGGGAAATGTAGATACCGATTGGTATGATCTTATTTCACGCAATGGTGTTATTCAAAATCATCAGGTAGCCGTTTCGGGGCAGTCAAACCGAATAAATTACTATTTTTCGGGTGGTTACAATAGCCAGGAAGGTGTTATTATTGGTGATGACTATCAACGTATTTCGGTACGTACAAAACTCGATGCAGATATTACCGACTGGCTAAAAATTGGACTCGACGGAACATACAATAACAACGATTACTCAGGAGTTGGGGCAAATGTTGGTATAGCCTACGATTCTCAACCTTGGGGTTTCCCGTATCGCTATGAAGGAATGCCGGTAAATCCGGATTCAAATACCGGAACTTTGTTGGAACGATATCCAACCGGGCAATCTGTACCAAATCCGCTGTGGGGTACCGATGGAACAATTGAGGATATTGATAAAACAAACTTTTACCGACTGGCAACTTATGCTTTAATTACAGTTCCAAAAGTAGATGGACTAACCTATCGGTTTAACTTTTCTATTAATTCGAATGTGGATGAACGTGACCGTTTTACCTATGAAGATTATTATGTAGGTGAAGCAACAAGTGAACCATACATCAACAGGTATTCACAGGCCGAATTAGCCAAAAGATTATCGCAGGCAAACGGATACAACAACCGAACAAACAGCTATTCTTACGTAATGGATAATATTATTAATTACAAAAAGGAATTTGGCGATCATTATGTTGATGCAACATTGGTAGCAACCCGCGATTATTCGTATAGTAAATTGGTGAGTGCAACAGGTAGCGACTATTCTTTAAATGGAAATACCTTGTTGGGTGTTGATGGAATTCATAAAGCAGCTGTTCAAAAGGTAAATTTAAATGTGATTGAAAAAGCCAATATTGGTTATGTTGGACGTTTAGCTTATGCATATAAAGATAAATACCACTTAACAGCAACCATGCGAAGAGACGGTGCTTCTGTTTTTGGAGCCGATCAGAAATGGGGTAATTTTCCATCGTTAGGATTAGCATGGACTGCGTCGGAAGAGGATTTTATTAGCGGTTTTGACAAAATGACGTACCTGAAGATTAAAGCCTCGTACGGTAAAAATGGTAACCAGGGGCTTGCTCCTTATCAAACACTTGCGCTGGTAGCCAGTGGCAGCGATGGAGGTATTCGGTATGAGTTTGCTGACGCCCCATCAACCATTTTATATGGTGTTGGACAAAGTTCATTAGGTAGCCCAACACTTGGCTGGGAAACAACAACCGCATTTAACGGAGGTTTTCAGTCGGCCTGGTTGAACAACAGGATATTTCTTGATTTAGATTTCTATTTCTCGGAAACTACCGACCAGATATTTTTACGCCAAATACCTGTTATGACCGGATTTAGTTCCATTTTTTCGAGTTTAGGCCAGGTGGATAACAAAGGGATTGAAATTAGTTTAAGTACCATAAACATTGAAAAAGAAGACTTGAAATGGTCATCTTCCCTGATTTTCTGGCAAAACCGGAATAAAGTTGTAAGCCTATATGGCGATGATATTGATGGCGATGGGAAAGAGGATGATGATATATCAAACAACCTGTTTATCGGAAAATCGCTGTTTCCTATTTACGGCTACGAGTATATTGGTGTTGTGCAGGAAGATGATACAGAGTACTTAGCTAACGTAGGTGGCGAACCGGGTGATCCAATGTTTAAAGATATTAGCGGTCCGGATGGTGTACCTGATGGTTTAATTACTGCCGACTACGATCGAAAAATATTGGGTTACAACAAAGAGAATTTCAGACTTAGCTTTTCGAATACTGTTGAATATAAGAACTTTAGTTTATATGTTATGCTCACAGGAATTTTTGGAGGCGGTAAGGACAATTATTACCTGGGGGGTAATCCACGATACAACTCATTCAAAGACAGGTACGATACCAATGAAATCGATCATGATTGGTGGACACCTGAAAATAAGAGCGAAAAATACTTGCGTGCCGATGCGTACAGCAACCGTTACTTAGGCTTACAATCCCGCGGCTTTGTAAAAGTGCAGGACGTAAACTTATCGTATAAATTTCCGAAAGGAATGGGAAGTAGCATTGGATTAAATTCTCTTGAAATATACACCAGCATTAAAAACCTTTATACGTTTACCAATTGGTATGGAGGAGGAGATCCGGAAAGGGGAATTGCTGCTGATAGTGGCACGTATCCTGTTCCAAGAACATACTCGATGGGATTAAAAGTAAGTTTCTAA
- a CDS encoding FecR domain-containing protein, with translation MNSDTIWENIGKKLAGESNSTDETTVHDWINSTDENKKVFDRLQQIWQYNPQSIKPNSGIYNKFQHRKNQFGKRKIVSPFVFYALRISAVLFFLVSTALIFKTLKSSVSGEVVYQEISVTKGSRSNFNLPDGTKVWLANNSKIKYPSKFSGKTRELEIEGEAYFEVTHNEKMPFIVNIGENRIKVLGTTFSVTAYPDDNTVRADLVKGKIQFDISNGAGSYNSYLLKPSYSLVLDKTSGKLYESRVPDGFYDYWEKGIYEFRNETLENLAFKIDRIFNTQIVFVDEEVKTKRFSGTISIDDNIFTFIEAVKSTSVEPIEYHYEKNKLYIKYKN, from the coding sequence ATGAATAGCGATACCATTTGGGAAAATATTGGTAAGAAGTTAGCTGGCGAATCAAATTCAACCGACGAAACAACTGTGCACGATTGGATTAATTCGACTGACGAGAACAAAAAGGTTTTCGATCGTTTACAACAAATTTGGCAATACAATCCTCAATCAATAAAGCCTAATTCAGGTATATATAATAAATTTCAGCATCGCAAAAATCAATTTGGTAAACGGAAAATTGTTAGTCCGTTTGTGTTTTATGCCCTTAGGATTTCAGCTGTCCTCTTTTTTCTGGTTTCCACTGCATTAATTTTTAAAACACTAAAATCTTCAGTTTCCGGAGAAGTTGTTTATCAGGAGATAAGCGTAACCAAAGGCAGTCGTTCTAACTTTAATCTGCCTGACGGAACCAAAGTATGGCTGGCCAATAACTCAAAGATAAAATACCCTTCAAAATTTAGTGGCAAAACCAGAGAACTGGAAATAGAAGGAGAGGCTTATTTTGAAGTTACCCATAACGAAAAAATGCCATTTATTGTAAACATTGGCGAAAACAGGATCAAAGTACTTGGAACCACGTTTTCTGTCACTGCATATCCTGATGATAACACTGTTCGTGCAGATTTGGTAAAAGGAAAAATTCAATTCGATATTTCCAATGGTGCCGGTAGTTATAATTCGTATCTGCTTAAACCATCTTATAGTCTGGTTTTAGATAAAACATCCGGTAAACTTTATGAATCGAGAGTGCCGGATGGTTTTTACGACTATTGGGAAAAGGGTATTTACGAGTTCAGAAATGAAACCCTTGAGAACCTTGCCTTCAAAATCGACAGGATTTTTAATACACAAATTGTATTTGTAGATGAGGAAGTAAAAACCAAACGTTTTAGCGGAACCATTAGTATCGACGATAATATCTTCACATTTATTGAGGCGGTAAAGAGTACTTCGGTTGAACCCATCGAATATCATTACGAAAAAAACAAACTATACATAAAATATAAAAACTAA
- a CDS encoding RNA polymerase sigma-70 factor gives MELDRNIKPLLAKISFENDERAFKQFFDVYADRLYHFAFSFVKNKSVAEEAVSDVFFKVWLHRAQLVNIQNVKAYLFKATYNTSLNYLDEMNRKKAISLEDIEVNFGVDTICPETELITKELKELIENAIEDLPPRCKLIYKMAKVEKMKYLEIADLLDISVKTINHQLSIALKKIGDQIKTYLNEQGNNENFTVLFHLFVPSN, from the coding sequence TTGGAATTAGACCGAAACATAAAACCACTGCTGGCAAAAATTTCTTTTGAGAACGACGAACGGGCGTTTAAACAGTTCTTCGATGTTTATGCCGATCGATTGTATCATTTTGCCTTTTCATTTGTTAAAAATAAATCGGTAGCCGAAGAAGCTGTTTCCGATGTGTTTTTTAAAGTATGGTTGCACCGTGCTCAACTTGTTAATATTCAGAATGTAAAAGCGTATCTATTTAAAGCCACCTACAATACTTCGTTGAATTACCTGGATGAAATGAACCGAAAAAAAGCCATTTCGCTGGAAGATATTGAAGTTAATTTTGGCGTGGATACCATTTGCCCGGAAACGGAACTTATAACCAAAGAGTTAAAAGAGCTAATAGAAAATGCCATTGAAGACTTGCCTCCCCGATGCAAGTTAATTTACAAAATGGCAAAGGTGGAAAAAATGAAATACCTTGAAATTGCAGACCTTCTTGATATTTCAGTTAAAACCATCAACCATCAATTGTCGATAGCGCTGAAAAAGATTGGAGATCAAATTAAAACCTACCTCAACGAACAAGGAAACAATGAGAATTTTACTGTTCTTTTCCATTTGTTTGTTCCTTCCAATTAA
- a CDS encoding GH92 family glycosyl hydrolase, protein MKHIILFFAGLLALSACQNKAGETVNSESTEVDYTHYVNPIIGTSKMGHVFPGATAPFGMVQLSPQTNFEVMYNSDGSYNGKTYEYCAGYQYRDTTIIGFSHTNLSGTGHSDLGDFLLMPTHGELILDPLKTAENEPGFYSTFSHENEVASPGYYKVELDKYGILAELTATSRVGFHQYTFPKTNDAHIILDLVYNVYHHDDKNVWTFIRVENDSLVTGYRQTHGWARTRKVFFAMQFSKPFKSYGHKKYDKPGYNGFYRRFNETENFPEMAGKDIRAYFNFDTEENEKIEMKFALSSVSTAGALKNLEAEIPHWDFDKTVAESKQNWNKELSKVEVETLTEADKVTFYTAMYHSMLSPVLYEDVDGQYRGLDQNIHTSDGFTNYTVFSLWDTYRALHPLFNVLHPGRNNDMIKSMLVHQEQSVHHMLPIWSHYANENWCMIGYHATSVIADALAKNVGDFNLECALDASVSTANVHYFDGLGDYIDYHYVPDEKSHSAVSKTLELAYNDWCIAQMAKQAGNSKLENEFMLRSEYYNNVYDSEIGYMRPKLSLGEFRKDFDPLDTYGQGFIEGNAWNYGLYVPHQLDKMISMMGGGEQFEGHLDSLFTMELDDKYIENHEDITRDGMIGNYVHGNEPGHHIPYLYNWIGKPYKTQERVRMIMRTMYGPTVDGLCGNDDAGQMSAWYIFSSLGFYPVTPGSAEYALGSPMVKKAVLHLDNGNSLRIRANNQSDENVYVGSVWVNGRKLEGTMISHSDIVNGGDIVFEMSNEPAK, encoded by the coding sequence ATGAAGCACATCATTCTATTTTTTGCGGGGCTGCTAGCTCTTTCTGCTTGCCAAAACAAAGCTGGCGAGACGGTTAATTCTGAAAGTACAGAAGTTGATTATACGCACTACGTAAATCCGATAATTGGAACCAGTAAAATGGGACATGTTTTTCCAGGAGCAACCGCTCCTTTCGGAATGGTTCAGCTTAGTCCGCAAACCAATTTCGAAGTAATGTACAACAGCGATGGCAGCTACAACGGAAAAACCTATGAATATTGTGCCGGATATCAATACCGCGATACTACAATAATCGGTTTTTCGCACACCAATTTAAGTGGAACCGGACATTCTGATTTGGGCGATTTTTTACTTATGCCCACACATGGCGAGTTAATTCTCGATCCTCTGAAAACGGCGGAAAACGAGCCTGGTTTTTATTCCACTTTTTCACACGAAAACGAAGTTGCTTCACCCGGATATTACAAAGTGGAGCTTGATAAATACGGTATTCTTGCTGAACTTACTGCAACCAGCCGGGTAGGTTTTCACCAATACACTTTCCCGAAAACAAACGATGCACACATTATTTTAGATTTGGTTTATAATGTGTATCATCACGATGATAAAAATGTATGGACATTTATTCGCGTTGAAAACGATTCGTTGGTAACCGGTTACCGCCAAACCCACGGATGGGCGCGCACCCGAAAAGTATTTTTTGCAATGCAGTTTTCGAAACCATTTAAAAGTTACGGGCACAAAAAATACGATAAGCCGGGCTACAATGGTTTTTACAGGCGTTTTAACGAAACTGAAAATTTCCCGGAAATGGCAGGCAAGGATATTCGGGCTTATTTTAATTTCGATACAGAAGAAAACGAAAAAATTGAAATGAAATTTGCCTTGTCTTCGGTTAGTACAGCTGGTGCATTAAAGAATCTTGAAGCCGAAATTCCTCACTGGGATTTTGACAAAACGGTAGCAGAAAGCAAACAAAACTGGAACAAGGAACTTTCGAAAGTGGAAGTGGAAACCTTAACAGAAGCCGACAAAGTTACGTTTTACACTGCCATGTATCACAGTATGCTAAGCCCTGTTTTGTACGAAGATGTTGACGGACAATACCGCGGATTAGATCAGAATATTCATACTTCGGATGGTTTTACAAACTACACCGTATTTTCACTTTGGGATACATACCGCGCGCTGCATCCACTGTTTAATGTGTTGCACCCGGGCAGAAACAACGATATGATCAAGTCGATGCTGGTACATCAGGAGCAAAGTGTTCATCACATGCTGCCAATTTGGAGCCATTATGCAAATGAAAACTGGTGTATGATTGGTTACCATGCTACTTCGGTAATTGCCGATGCTCTTGCCAAAAATGTTGGTGATTTTAATCTTGAATGTGCGCTGGATGCCTCGGTAAGTACCGCAAATGTGCATTATTTCGATGGCCTGGGCGATTACATCGATTACCATTATGTTCCCGATGAGAAAAGTCATTCGGCCGTATCGAAAACACTGGAGTTGGCTTATAACGACTGGTGTATAGCACAAATGGCAAAACAGGCAGGCAATTCGAAGCTGGAGAATGAGTTTATGCTTCGTTCGGAATATTACAACAATGTGTACGATTCAGAAATTGGTTATATGCGACCTAAACTTTCTTTGGGTGAATTCCGGAAAGACTTTGACCCACTTGATACTTACGGACAAGGTTTTATTGAAGGGAACGCATGGAATTACGGATTGTATGTGCCTCATCAACTCGATAAAATGATAAGTATGATGGGTGGCGGAGAACAATTCGAGGGACATTTGGATTCGTTGTTTACAATGGAGCTGGATGATAAGTACATCGAGAATCACGAAGATATTACACGCGATGGTATGATTGGCAATTATGTACATGGAAACGAACCCGGGCATCACATTCCGTACCTGTACAACTGGATTGGAAAACCATACAAAACCCAGGAGCGTGTGCGAATGATAATGAGAACAATGTATGGACCAACAGTTGACGGTTTATGCGGAAACGATGATGCAGGGCAGATGAGTGCCTGGTATATTTTTAGCAGTCTGGGCTTTTATCCGGTAACACCAGGAAGCGCAGAATATGCACTTGGAAGTCCAATGGTAAAAAAAGCAGTACTCCATTTGGACAACGGAAATTCACTGCGAATAAGGGCTAACAACCAGAGTGACGAAAATGTATACGTTGGTAGTGTGTGGGTAAATGGCCGAAAACTGGAAGGTACAATGATCTCTCATTCCGATATTGTTAACGGTGGCGATATTGTTTTTGAAATGAGCAACGAGCCTGCAAAATAA
- a CDS encoding family 78 glycoside hydrolase catalytic domain, whose protein sequence is MITSQSNFTKKRRTVFTFLLAVLVFAFTACTKEDVTLNNLTVEYTSTPLGIDVEFPRFGWQMQTANNQRGYFQTAYQLEVKDDAGKEVWNSGKISEATALAVKYEGSPLQPKTRYNWTTTVWDQNNEAHRESSWFETGLMDTRQSAWEGAQWIGGSDNDLVFFSDYELIFNAKYDVAIGEGSTKAGFVYGANDLRLMDKYKNIYQLENKRNESYIKLELDITDLAESASGLAKFNVYRAGYAPGDKADEPFKTFIVKSAVINSKNKYAPHTIAFSSAYGKISVSIDGNEEFFVKSKDEQDQGEMPSFMRRDRGATVVLNPIGSNHDYIPFGMVCDLGFAMDAGQKAAFSNLEILNNRMPNNTLFKEKLSADYNGIFKGQVAIDNAAYVVDGGTEGTFIVADPSRSSTPMLRTAFNARNKVASARLYVTARGIYEVFINGEKVGNDHYNPGQTQFNKTHFYQTYDVTNLLQEGENAMGAMMSEGWWSGLLSFGAIWNHFGDRQSLLAMLEITYADGVKHTITTNSTDWKYFNDGPIKYSSLDLGEIYDATKDAGVEGWSSAGYDDSAWETASVVPLDGTTFSGEVREFTGAVTQFNYDDVKLIGQIGNNAGVFKELTAQSMQEVRPGVYVYDMGQNFVGVPKITLANGVAGDTMIVRVAEILYPDLEESGDNVGMIMTENYRAAISQDMYIMKDGKQVFQPKFTSHGAQYFEITGIDTPLPLEAVQGVAISSVVKLAADFQTSNPKVNQLWSNLCWSNVDNFLTLPTDCPQRNERMGWSGDISVFSRTATYLSNSDQFLRRHMIAMRDVQKASGKFTDIAPIGGGFGGVLWGSAGLTVPWEVYLQYNDVALLEEHYDAMLAYIDYLGTTINPETGITSDGQLGDWLGPQNNMLGTPFLTTAYYVFDLGIMKNAAKILGKTEALVRFEKLYDKQKAFFNKTFINADGKTMGLVGGGGFGAPPGQKAEFKLADTQTSYAVGLALGAFDDTLVLQMAKNLAETIERKNMDDNGILRPEYSLMTGFIGTAWVSKALSDYGYNEQAYKLLQNSQYPSWLYSIDQGATSIWERLNGYTVENGFGGNNSMNSFNHYSFGAVGQWMLAYSLGIQRDEPGFQKFILQPNPDPTGEMTSAQGHYDSMYGRIDSKWEIKDGQLIYEATVPANTTATLYLPVVAGSSVKESGIAAQDAAGITFVKTENGKNVYQLESGNYKFETAFL, encoded by the coding sequence ATGATAACTAGTCAATCTAACTTTACTAAAAAACGAAGAACCGTATTTACCTTTTTACTGGCAGTACTTGTATTTGCTTTTACCGCTTGTACAAAGGAAGATGTTACCCTAAACAATTTAACTGTAGAATATACTTCAACTCCCTTGGGCATTGATGTTGAATTTCCACGTTTCGGATGGCAAATGCAGACTGCAAATAACCAACGTGGCTATTTTCAGACTGCCTATCAACTGGAAGTTAAGGATGATGCAGGCAAGGAGGTGTGGAATTCAGGAAAAATAAGTGAAGCAACCGCACTTGCGGTAAAATATGAAGGTTCTCCGCTTCAGCCCAAAACGCGTTACAACTGGACTACAACTGTGTGGGACCAAAACAATGAAGCACACCGCGAATCATCTTGGTTTGAAACAGGATTAATGGATACCAGACAATCGGCATGGGAAGGCGCCCAATGGATTGGAGGCTCGGACAATGACCTGGTATTTTTTTCTGATTACGAGCTGATTTTTAATGCAAAATACGATGTTGCCATTGGTGAGGGGAGTACCAAAGCAGGTTTTGTGTATGGTGCCAACGATTTGCGATTGATGGATAAATACAAAAACATTTACCAGCTTGAAAACAAACGAAACGAAAGCTACATTAAACTCGAACTTGATATTACTGACCTTGCAGAATCGGCAAGCGGACTGGCCAAATTTAATGTGTACCGCGCTGGTTATGCGCCCGGCGATAAGGCAGACGAACCGTTTAAAACCTTTATTGTAAAGTCTGCTGTCATCAATTCGAAAAATAAATATGCACCACATACAATTGCATTTTCAAGTGCTTACGGAAAAATTTCGGTCAGTATCGATGGTAACGAAGAGTTTTTTGTGAAAAGCAAGGATGAACAGGACCAGGGTGAAATGCCGTCATTTATGCGTCGCGACAGAGGAGCTACTGTGGTACTCAATCCAATCGGATCGAATCACGATTATATTCCTTTTGGTATGGTTTGCGATTTGGGTTTTGCCATGGACGCCGGACAAAAAGCCGCATTTTCAAACCTGGAGATACTAAACAATCGTATGCCCAATAATACACTTTTTAAAGAAAAACTATCAGCTGATTACAATGGAATATTTAAAGGGCAGGTAGCGATTGATAACGCGGCTTATGTTGTTGATGGAGGCACCGAAGGAACATTTATTGTGGCCGATCCAAGTCGTAGTTCAACACCCATGTTACGCACAGCATTTAATGCCAGGAATAAAGTGGCTTCTGCCCGTTTGTATGTAACTGCCCGGGGAATTTATGAAGTTTTTATCAATGGAGAAAAGGTTGGAAACGATCATTACAATCCGGGACAAACGCAGTTTAATAAAACACATTTTTACCAAACTTACGATGTTACGAATTTACTTCAGGAGGGTGAGAATGCAATGGGAGCAATGATGTCGGAAGGTTGGTGGAGCGGCTTGCTTAGTTTTGGAGCCATCTGGAACCATTTTGGTGACCGGCAGTCGTTACTGGCTATGCTTGAAATTACATACGCCGATGGAGTAAAACACACAATTACAACAAATAGTACCGATTGGAAATACTTTAATGACGGACCGATAAAATACAGCAGTCTCGATTTGGGTGAGATTTACGATGCTACAAAAGATGCCGGAGTTGAAGGTTGGTCAAGTGCCGGATACGATGATTCAGCATGGGAAACTGCTTCCGTTGTTCCTTTGGACGGGACAACTTTCTCAGGAGAAGTGCGCGAGTTTACAGGAGCTGTCACCCAATTTAACTACGACGATGTAAAACTGATCGGACAAATTGGAAACAACGCCGGAGTTTTTAAAGAATTAACTGCCCAAAGTATGCAGGAAGTGCGCCCGGGGGTTTATGTTTACGACATGGGCCAGAACTTTGTAGGTGTTCCAAAAATTACACTTGCAAACGGAGTTGCAGGCGATACAATGATAGTACGAGTTGCCGAAATTCTATATCCTGACCTGGAAGAATCGGGTGACAATGTGGGAATGATCATGACAGAGAATTACCGTGCTGCAATCAGTCAGGATATGTACATTATGAAAGACGGGAAGCAGGTATTTCAACCGAAGTTTACCTCGCACGGAGCACAGTATTTCGAAATTACGGGTATTGATACTCCGCTTCCGTTGGAAGCCGTTCAGGGAGTTGCTATCAGTTCTGTTGTCAAGCTTGCTGCCGATTTTCAAACATCAAATCCAAAAGTGAATCAACTTTGGTCTAACCTGTGCTGGTCCAATGTCGATAACTTTTTAACACTTCCTACTGACTGTCCGCAACGGAATGAACGTATGGGCTGGTCGGGCGATATTTCAGTATTTTCACGCACGGCAACTTATTTGTCAAATTCAGATCAGTTTTTGCGAAGACACATGATTGCGATGCGCGATGTGCAAAAAGCCAGTGGTAAGTTTACCGATATTGCACCAATTGGAGGTGGTTTTGGCGGTGTACTTTGGGGAAGTGCCGGTTTAACAGTACCGTGGGAAGTTTATTTGCAATACAACGATGTGGCATTGCTGGAAGAACATTACGATGCAATGCTTGCTTATATCGATTACCTGGGAACAACAATTAATCCGGAGACCGGAATTACAAGTGATGGACAACTGGGTGACTGGCTTGGACCACAAAATAATATGCTTGGTACGCCATTTTTAACGACAGCCTATTATGTTTTCGATCTTGGAATTATGAAAAATGCTGCAAAAATTCTGGGCAAAACGGAGGCCCTTGTCCGTTTTGAGAAATTGTATGACAAGCAAAAAGCGTTTTTCAACAAGACCTTTATCAATGCCGATGGAAAAACAATGGGATTAGTTGGTGGTGGCGGTTTTGGTGCACCTCCCGGACAAAAGGCAGAGTTTAAACTGGCCGACACACAAACATCCTATGCCGTAGGTTTGGCGCTGGGCGCATTCGACGATACACTGGTTTTGCAAATGGCAAAAAATCTGGCAGAAACCATCGAGCGTAAAAATATGGATGATAACGGAATTCTGCGTCCGGAGTATTCATTAATGACAGGTTTTATAGGAACAGCCTGGGTAAGTAAGGCACTTTCTGATTATGGTTATAACGAACAAGCATACAAACTGCTGCAAAACAGTCAGTATCCATCGTGGTTGTATTCCATCGATCAGGGAGCAACCTCCATTTGGGAACGTTTGAATGGATACACCGTTGAGAATGGTTTTGGCGGCAACAACAGTATGAATTCCTTTAACCACTATTCGTTTGGTGCCGTTGGACAATGGATGCTGGCCTATTCGTTAGGGATTCAACGAGATGAGCCCGGTTTCCAAAAGTTTATTCTTCAGCCCAACCCGGATCCAACCGGAGAAATGACTTCGGCACAAGGACATTACGATTCGATGTACGGGCGAATAGATAGTAAATGGGAAATAAAAGACGGACAACTGATTTACGAAGCAACAGTTCCTGCTAATACAACCGCTACGCTATACCTGCCGGTAGTTGCCGGTAGCTCGGTAAAAGAAAGTGGTATTGCAGCGCAGGATGCAGCGGGAATTACCTTTGTGAAAACTGAAAATGGGAAAAATGTATATCAGTTAGAGTCGGGTAATTACAAATTTGAAACGGCCTTTTTGTAG